Proteins from a genomic interval of Aestuariirhabdus haliotis:
- a CDS encoding asparaginase, which yields MTTNPTLVEVVRGDIVESRHVGRAVVMDAQGQVRWSCGDIEELTYPRSALKAFQALPMVASGAADRYGFSDQQLALACASHNGEVSHHDCAAAMLEQLTLDAEDLECGWHWPMSDVATRELVAQGITPDALHNNCSGKHCGMLALASHQGWPTRGYVELDHPVQQSIRKAIEVCWGVDLERAPVALDGCSAPIWAVPLRALAQGFARLAAPASLPDQYQAAATRLLNACLQHPWYVAGSDRFCSRLMTELGDQVFVKLGAEGVYVAAIPSRALGVAVKVDSGDIKAVEVAIANVLARLGLPVSGAFTRPDIRNRKQRLTGHYQAATALSSPLAL from the coding sequence ATGACAACGAATCCGACTCTGGTAGAGGTGGTCCGTGGCGATATTGTTGAGAGTCGTCATGTTGGTCGTGCGGTGGTAATGGATGCTCAGGGGCAGGTGCGCTGGAGTTGTGGTGACATCGAAGAGTTAACCTATCCGCGTTCGGCTCTTAAGGCGTTTCAGGCCTTGCCCATGGTGGCCAGCGGTGCTGCCGATCGATACGGTTTCAGCGATCAACAATTGGCCTTGGCATGCGCCTCCCATAACGGAGAAGTCTCTCACCATGACTGCGCGGCGGCCATGCTGGAGCAGTTGACATTGGATGCCGAAGACCTGGAGTGCGGTTGGCATTGGCCGATGAGTGACGTCGCGACCCGGGAGCTGGTTGCCCAGGGTATTACTCCCGACGCCTTGCATAACAATTGCTCGGGCAAGCACTGTGGCATGCTGGCGCTGGCTAGCCATCAGGGTTGGCCTACCCGGGGTTATGTGGAACTGGATCACCCGGTCCAGCAATCGATTCGTAAGGCCATTGAAGTCTGCTGGGGAGTGGATCTGGAACGGGCCCCGGTTGCCCTCGATGGTTGCAGTGCGCCCATCTGGGCGGTTCCGCTGCGAGCCCTGGCGCAGGGTTTTGCTCGCTTGGCTGCCCCCGCCTCCTTGCCTGATCAATATCAGGCCGCCGCGACCCGATTGCTCAACGCCTGCCTGCAACACCCTTGGTACGTCGCGGGCAGTGATCGTTTCTGCAGTCGGTTGATGACCGAGCTGGGTGATCAGGTGTTTGTAAAATTGGGCGCAGAGGGTGTCTATGTGGCGGCTATCCCGAGCAGAGCCTTAGGGGTGGCGGTGAAGGTGGATTCCGGTGATATCAAAGCCGTCGAAGTGGCGATTGCCAATGTGCTGGCCAGGTTGGGACTGCCCGTGAGCGGAGCCTTCACCCGCCCGGATATTCGTAACCGCAAACAACGATTGACCGGACATTACCAGGCGGCCACAGCGTTGAGCAGCCCTCTGGCGCTCTGA